The following proteins are co-located in the Paenibacillus sp. FSL H8-0079 genome:
- a CDS encoding glycosyltransferase produces the protein MSPRVSIVIPFYNCPYVPQAIQSALNQTYPEVEIIVVNDGSTRHAELLQPYLPYINVLGKSNGGTASALNHGIRHASGEYVVWLSSDDCLYPDKIRHQLAFMQRENVLVSHTNFHYINEHSAATKLNAGPAPMADLDWLRLFVNGNPVNGCTVMIRKDLFSGVGLFDELLPYTHDLDLWLRIILNGHRFPYLNEPHTAYRWHGGMGSVRHADVIGREASMVWSRYSEPLLQRIAALGG, from the coding sequence TTGAGTCCAAGAGTGTCCATTGTCATTCCGTTCTACAACTGCCCTTATGTACCTCAGGCAATTCAGAGTGCGCTAAACCAGACGTATCCTGAAGTGGAGATCATTGTTGTGAACGATGGCTCTACCCGGCATGCGGAGCTGCTTCAGCCTTATCTTCCCTATATTAATGTGCTTGGCAAAAGCAATGGAGGTACCGCTTCGGCACTTAATCATGGCATCCGCCATGCCTCAGGTGAATATGTGGTTTGGCTTAGTTCGGATGATTGTCTGTACCCTGATAAAATCCGGCATCAGCTTGCGTTTATGCAACGCGAGAATGTGCTTGTCTCGCATACAAACTTTCATTATATTAATGAACATTCTGCCGCGACCAAGCTGAACGCAGGACCTGCACCGATGGCCGATCTGGATTGGTTGCGATTGTTCGTTAACGGCAATCCGGTGAATGGCTGTACCGTCATGATTCGCAAGGATCTGTTCAGCGGGGTCGGTCTGTTCGATGAGCTGTTGCCTTATACGCATGATTTGGATCTCTGGCTGCGTATTATTCTGAACGGTCATCGTTTTCCGTATCTGAACGAGCCACATACCGCATATCGCTGGCATGGTGGGATGGGGTCGGTACGTCATGCGGATGTCATCGGTAGAGAGGCATCCATGGTATGGTCCAGATATAGCGAACCGTTGTTGCAGCGTATAGCAGCGCTTGGCGGGTAG